The Cytophagia bacterium CHB2 region GTTGCGATATCCTGCAATCGAATCCAAATACTCGGCATAAGCTTCCTGGCGCGTGCGTTCGTCAAAGCGCGCATGCGCCAATGCAACCGGCCCGCCGATGAACGCAGCACCGCAGGCGTCTTCGGAAGAGTCATAATGCAAAAGCGTGGCAATCCTTTCTAAAACGACTTCTTCAAAACCGGCGGCGAGGAATGTTTGTTTGAGCAAATCGCCCGTTCCCAATTGAAAAAACAACGGGCATACTTCGCTTTGCACACGCGCATCAACGATGGGGAAAATCTCTGCCCAGCCGCAATGCGCGCGCTTGCCCCATACCGCAGCCACCGCACGCCCGCCGGATTTCAATGCGGATTTCATTTCTCTGAGCGCCTGCAGAGGATCCGGGAAATACATCATGCCGAGGCCGCACAGCGCTGCATCAAATCCGGTTTCAGGAAGCTGCAAATCCTCCGCATCGCGGCGCAGCCAGGAAATATGAGAAAACCCTCGCTCGACGGCGCGGGCGCGGCCCAATTCCACCATTTGTTCTGAGATATCTGTGGCGACAACTTTGCCCTCTGCGCCAACCTGCGCGGCCGCCGGAAAGGTGATTAAACCCGTGCCGCAAGCAACCTCGAGCACAGCCTCGCCGCGCTGCAAGCCGGCCATCTCCAACAGCCTGGTTTGCGCCGGTTGCAATTGTTGTTGCCAATACTGTTCATAAAAATCGGCGGCTTTGTCCCAGCCATAACGCTGAATCCGCCGTTGCAGTTTGGGTTCCATAAGATTGCTTTGTGAGGTTCAGTGTTTTTTTTAACTCTCGAACAAAAATTTTTGCATACCGAATTCGCGGACGAACATTTCGTGCCAACGATTTTTCCGGGATTAAACGCTATTGCGCTTCACTTGCGATGAAGCGAACTTCTCTGCGCATCTGTTGTGGCCGGCGAAATATGTCGAGATAAGAGCTGTGTTCATCCGCAACATCCAACACGCGCAAAACCTCTTCTCGCGGAGCCGGACTTTCCACATTCACCAGGCAACGTACTTCCAGATAACCCGCCGGCACCTCCGCCAGGGCGTACTCACCGCGTACATCCATGTCAGCCTGAATCTCGACTTCGAGATTTGTGATCGTCACGCCGAGTTTGGCTGCCCACATCATATACCCCATGGCAAGGCAACTGCCCAAGGCGCCGCGGCCAAGAATTCCCGGATTGGGGCCGGCATTCGTGCCGCCGCGATTTTCGCCCATGTCGGTGACAATTTTCCAGGCGCCTTCGGCAATTTCACACAATAACCCGTCGCGCACACGAACTTTGGTAATCGCGGTTTTCTTGCCGAGCGTGGGCCGCAGTTGTAAAGCTTTTTCATTCCGCTCAAAAGCGATTTTGATTCGCTGCATGTCTTCCATAAGTCTCTTTCAAAATTTAACCGAAGTCATTTATATCAATCCTGCACCATTGTCACTGTTGTGCAAGTTGCCGGTTTGCCAAACATC contains the following coding sequences:
- a CDS encoding methyltransferase domain-containing protein; its protein translation is MEPKLQRRIQRYGWDKAADFYEQYWQQQLQPAQTRLLEMAGLQRGEAVLEVACGTGLITFPAAAQVGAEGKVVATDISEQMVELGRARAVERGFSHISWLRRDAEDLQLPETGFDAALCGLGMMYFPDPLQALREMKSALKSGGRAVAAVWGKRAHCGWAEIFPIVDARVQSEVCPLFFQLGTGDLLKQTFLAAGFEEVVLERIATLLHYDSSEDACGAAFIGGPVALAHARFDERTRQEAYAEYLDSIAGYRN
- a CDS encoding OsmC family protein, with amino-acid sequence MEDMQRIKIAFERNEKALQLRPTLGKKTAITKVRVRDGLLCEIAEGAWKIVTDMGENRGGTNAGPNPGILGRGALGSCLAMGYMMWAAKLGVTITNLEVEIQADMDVRGEYALAEVPAGYLEVRCLVNVESPAPREEVLRVLDVADEHSSYLDIFRRPQQMRREVRFIASEAQ